Proteins encoded within one genomic window of Xylophilus sp. GOD-11R:
- a CDS encoding NAD(P)/FAD-dependent oxidoreductase: protein MQRFDAIVIGAGAAGLFCAGVAAQRGLSVLLIDHAEKLAEKIRISGGGRCNFTNRELDPSTPQRHFIGQNPHFCRSALARYTPADFIDLVRRHGIAHHEKHKGQLFCDRSAEDIIAMLVAECSGGASGGSVVRWQPCAVKAVRHGDAGYEVDTDNGLAQAPQLVVATGALSIPKIGATDFGFRLARQFGLRLVEPRPGLVPLTFDGTAWAPFAGLAGLALPVEVSTGSGKAKTAFLEDLLFTHRGLSGPAILQISSYWKEGTPLAVDLAPGVKLADALLHAKQTASRKKIANELTAWMPSRLADAWSAGDAVLERPLADIPDKSLNALAQRIGRWELNPNGSEGYRKAEVTVGGVDTRDLSSQTMEARQQAGLFFIGEVVDVTGWLGGYNFQWAWASGFACGQALQSADTGL, encoded by the coding sequence ATGCAGCGATTCGACGCCATCGTCATCGGCGCCGGCGCAGCCGGTCTTTTCTGCGCGGGCGTGGCCGCCCAGCGTGGGCTTTCGGTGCTGCTGATCGACCATGCCGAGAAGCTTGCCGAAAAGATCCGCATCTCCGGCGGCGGCCGTTGCAACTTCACCAACCGCGAACTCGACCCGTCGACGCCGCAACGGCATTTCATCGGGCAGAACCCGCATTTCTGCCGCTCGGCCCTCGCGCGCTACACGCCCGCCGACTTCATCGACCTGGTGCGCCGCCACGGCATCGCCCACCATGAAAAACACAAGGGCCAGCTGTTCTGCGACCGCTCGGCCGAAGACATCATCGCCATGCTGGTCGCCGAATGCAGCGGCGGCGCATCCGGCGGCAGCGTGGTGCGCTGGCAGCCCTGCGCAGTGAAAGCCGTGCGCCACGGTGACGCCGGCTACGAGGTCGACACCGACAACGGTCTCGCGCAGGCTCCGCAACTCGTGGTGGCGACCGGCGCCTTGTCCATCCCCAAGATCGGCGCGACCGATTTCGGCTTTCGGCTGGCCAGGCAATTCGGTCTGCGCCTCGTTGAGCCGCGCCCCGGCCTGGTGCCGCTGACCTTCGACGGTACCGCCTGGGCGCCGTTCGCCGGATTGGCCGGGCTCGCGCTGCCGGTGGAGGTATCGACCGGCAGCGGCAAGGCGAAAACCGCCTTTCTGGAAGACCTGCTGTTCACGCACCGTGGCCTGTCCGGTCCGGCGATCCTGCAGATCTCGAGCTACTGGAAAGAGGGAACGCCGCTCGCGGTCGACCTGGCACCGGGCGTGAAGCTGGCCGACGCGCTGCTGCACGCCAAACAGACCGCATCGCGCAAGAAGATCGCCAACGAACTCACCGCGTGGATGCCCTCCCGCCTGGCCGACGCCTGGAGCGCCGGCGACGCCGTGCTGGAACGGCCCCTCGCCGACATTCCCGACAAATCCCTTAACGCCCTGGCCCAGCGCATCGGCCGCTGGGAACTCAACCCCAACGGCAGCGAGGGCTATCGCAAGGCCGAGGTCACGGTGGGCGGCGTGGACACCCGCGATCTCTCGTCCCAGACCATGGAAGCACGCCAGCAGGCCGGCCTGTTCTTCATCGGCGAAGTGGTCGACGTGACCGGCTGGCTCGGCGGCTACAACTTCCAATGGGCATGGGCGAGCGGATTTGCCTGCGGTCAGGCCTTGCAGAGCGCCGATACCGGGCTATAA
- the cobA gene encoding uroporphyrinogen-III C-methyltransferase → MNKDFPSSSISPSTPPTLDPVFQLRGGEVHDLPIETAVTGRGRCILVGAGPGDPDLLTVKAVKAIASATLLLVDDLVSDAIVALAQPSARVVYVGKRGGCKSTPQAFIQKLMLMAVREGETVVRLKGGDPFVFGRGGEEVEHMRAFGIEPEVINGITAGLAAVTTLGVPLTHREHAQGVIFVTGHAKPGSAGTDWATLATTAHAARLTLVVYMGVTGAAHIQQGLLQGLPGATPVAVVQNVSLPSQRHTVCTLEKLHDTIVAEGFASPSVIVVGDVLCGLAAAGAQDSVQVRAA, encoded by the coding sequence ATGAACAAAGATTTCCCTTCCTCGTCGATTTCACCTTCCACCCCGCCCACCCTGGACCCGGTCTTTCAACTACGTGGCGGCGAGGTGCACGACCTGCCGATCGAGACCGCCGTCACCGGACGCGGCCGCTGCATCCTGGTCGGCGCCGGCCCCGGCGACCCGGACCTGCTCACCGTCAAGGCCGTCAAGGCCATCGCCTCGGCCACGCTGCTGCTGGTCGACGACCTGGTGAGCGACGCCATCGTCGCCCTGGCACAGCCCAGCGCGCGAGTGGTCTACGTGGGCAAGCGCGGCGGCTGCAAGAGCACGCCGCAGGCCTTCATCCAGAAGCTGATGCTGATGGCGGTGCGCGAAGGCGAAACGGTCGTGCGCCTGAAGGGCGGCGACCCCTTCGTCTTCGGTCGCGGCGGTGAAGAGGTCGAGCACATGCGCGCCTTCGGCATCGAGCCCGAGGTCATCAACGGCATCACCGCCGGGCTGGCCGCCGTCACCACGCTCGGCGTGCCGCTCACCCACCGCGAGCATGCGCAGGGCGTGATCTTCGTCACCGGCCATGCCAAGCCCGGATCGGCCGGCACCGACTGGGCGACCCTCGCCACCACGGCACATGCCGCGCGGCTCACGCTGGTCGTCTACATGGGCGTGACCGGCGCTGCGCACATCCAGCAAGGACTGCTGCAGGGACTGCCCGGCGCCACGCCGGTGGCGGTGGTGCAGAACGTGTCTCTGCCGAGCCAGCGCCACACCGTCTGCACGCTGGAAAAGCTGCACGACACCATCGTCGCCGAGGGCTTCGCGAGCCCGTCGGTGATCGTGGTGGGCGACGTGCTTTGCGGCCTGGCTGCGGCCGGTGCACAGGACTCCGTCCAAGTGCGCGCCGCCTGA
- the ybiB gene encoding DNA-binding protein YbiB: MGISHYIKEIGRGPRGARPLDRTQAADLFGQVLDGSVTDLEIGAFCLAMRIKGESPDELAGFLDATASRSTLFPSTTRQPTVVLPSYNGARRLPVLTPLLALLIGRAGLPVLVHGAASEDARVTAQEVFALMDIAPLAAVRAIAPGEVAFAPTELICPGLKRLLDVRRVVGLRNPAHSVVKLMNPCTDKALLVASYTHAAYAESMAQTFAMLGADALLSRGLEGEVVADPRRTAELTGFAAGLPVQLQAQAPGTAAEVPGLPTSTDAATAARYTRAVLQGELPVPEPIQRQLEHLLLLAGRMSADAPTAPAVTETA, translated from the coding sequence ATGGGCATCAGCCACTACATCAAGGAAATCGGCCGCGGCCCCCGCGGCGCGCGACCGCTCGACCGCACCCAGGCCGCCGATCTGTTCGGCCAGGTGCTCGACGGCAGCGTGACCGACCTGGAGATCGGCGCCTTCTGCCTGGCCATGCGCATCAAGGGCGAGAGCCCGGACGAGCTCGCCGGCTTTCTGGATGCGACCGCTTCGCGCAGCACGCTGTTCCCGTCCACCACGCGGCAGCCGACGGTCGTGCTGCCCAGCTACAACGGCGCGCGCCGTCTGCCGGTGCTGACCCCGCTGCTGGCCCTGCTCATCGGCCGCGCCGGCCTGCCGGTGCTGGTGCACGGCGCGGCCAGCGAAGACGCCCGTGTCACCGCGCAGGAAGTCTTCGCACTGATGGACATCGCGCCCCTGGCCGCCGTGCGCGCCATCGCGCCAGGCGAAGTCGCCTTCGCGCCGACCGAACTCATCTGTCCCGGCCTCAAGCGCCTGCTCGACGTGCGTCGTGTGGTGGGACTACGCAATCCGGCGCACAGCGTGGTCAAGCTGATGAATCCCTGCACCGACAAGGCGCTGCTGGTGGCCAGCTACACGCACGCGGCCTATGCCGAATCGATGGCGCAGACCTTCGCCATGCTGGGCGCCGACGCCCTGCTCTCGCGCGGCCTCGAAGGCGAGGTAGTGGCCGACCCGCGCCGCACGGCAGAGCTCACCGGCTTCGCCGCCGGCCTGCCGGTGCAGCTGCAGGCCCAGGCACCGGGCACCGCCGCCGAAGTGCCGGGCCTGCCCACCAGCACCGACGCCGCCACCGCCGCCCGCTACACCCGCGCGGTGCTGCAGGGCGAACTCCCGGTGCCCGAGCCGATCCAGCGCCAGCTGGAACACCTCTTGCTCCTGGCAGGACGCATGAGCGCAGACGCACCGACCGCGCCCGCCGTCACGGAGACAGCATGA
- a CDS encoding molybdopterin-dependent oxidoreductase — protein MTTKQTKSTCPYCGVGCGVIIESAEGQITGVKGDPTHPANFGRLCTKGSTLHRTATAEVTLQTRLLRPMLRSARAEAPEAIAWQTALDIAADRFAEIITTSGPDAVGFYLSGQLLTEDYYVFNKLVKGLIGTNNLDTNSRLCMSSAVAGYKQSLGADAPPACYDDLALADCLFITGSNTAWAHPILFRRIEDARAARPDMKMVVVDPRRTDTAAVADLHLAIQPGTDVLLYHGMLHLMLWEGWTDAGYIARHTSGFSALRDLVRDATPAAVATACGIAQADLIEAARLFALSPATLSLYCQGLNQSSSGTAKNTALINLHLATGQIGKPGAGPFSLTGQPNAMGGREVGGMANLLSGHRDMGNAAHRAEVAALWGVPEVPSRPGRTAVELFEAAADGEVKALWIGCTNPAQSLPDQATVRRALERAEFVVVQEAFATTATCAYADLLLPATTWGEKEGTVTNSERRISRVRAAVPPAGEARHDWSIGRDFAHRLATRLGRGDGLFEYPTPESVWNEHRESTRGRDLDITGLSYAQIEAEPRQWPFPEGADTGRERLYEDGVFPTPDGRARFVAVPFRSIAEPRDARFPFALNTGRLRDQWHGMSRTGTLGRLFGHAAEPCVQLHPGDMARRKIADGALVQVSSRRGSLVLPAQPSDDVQPSQAFIAMHWGSEYLSGRADDGSLLAGVNALTQPVYCPDSKQPELKHAAVRIEPAAPAWQMVALAWLPAAQMLSAREALRSLMPRLRFASCVPFASDTPLAQVADERGGVLLRAAADEAPPDAVLAQIESLLGIDAADALRYADRRKAQRRTVRLVRLGEDVRLEGFLLAGDVRAESWMKPLLQQQMPAQAFGRALLSGTPQAPVAMAARGAQVCSCFGVTEPAIDQYLATHGAEAPDEAAALAGLQQALRCGTNCGSCIPELKRRVHAVRQAQPQPA, from the coding sequence ATGACAACAAAACAAACCAAGTCAACCTGCCCCTACTGCGGCGTAGGCTGCGGCGTCATCATCGAATCCGCAGAAGGCCAGATAACGGGCGTAAAAGGCGACCCCACCCACCCCGCCAACTTCGGCCGCCTCTGCACCAAGGGCTCGACCCTTCACCGGACAGCCACTGCAGAAGTCACCCTGCAAACAAGACTGCTCCGCCCCATGCTCCGCAGCGCCCGAGCAGAAGCGCCCGAAGCCATCGCCTGGCAAACAGCCCTCGACATAGCCGCCGACCGCTTCGCGGAAATCATCACCACCTCCGGGCCCGACGCCGTCGGTTTTTACCTCTCCGGCCAGCTGCTCACCGAGGACTACTACGTCTTCAACAAGCTGGTCAAAGGCCTCATCGGCACCAACAACCTCGACACCAACTCGCGCCTGTGCATGAGCAGCGCAGTGGCCGGCTACAAGCAGAGCCTGGGCGCCGACGCTCCGCCCGCCTGCTACGACGACCTGGCCCTGGCCGACTGCCTCTTCATCACCGGCAGCAACACCGCCTGGGCCCACCCCATCCTGTTTCGCCGCATCGAGGACGCCCGCGCCGCCCGGCCGGACATGAAGATGGTCGTCGTCGACCCCCGCCGCACCGACACCGCCGCCGTCGCCGACCTGCACCTGGCGATCCAGCCCGGCACCGACGTGCTGCTCTACCACGGCATGCTGCACCTGATGCTGTGGGAGGGCTGGACCGACGCCGGCTACATCGCCCGCCACACCAGCGGCTTCAGCGCCCTGCGCGACCTGGTGCGCGACGCCACGCCCGCAGCCGTCGCCACCGCCTGCGGCATCGCCCAAGCCGACCTGATCGAAGCGGCGCGGCTCTTCGCGCTGTCACCCGCCACGCTCAGCCTGTACTGCCAGGGCCTGAACCAGTCCTCCAGTGGCACCGCCAAGAACACCGCACTGATCAACCTGCACCTGGCCACCGGCCAGATCGGCAAACCCGGCGCCGGCCCGTTTTCGCTGACCGGCCAGCCCAACGCCATGGGCGGGCGCGAAGTCGGCGGCATGGCCAATCTGCTCTCCGGCCATCGCGACATGGGCAATGCCGCCCACCGTGCCGAGGTGGCGGCGCTGTGGGGCGTGCCCGAGGTGCCGTCCAGACCCGGCCGTACGGCAGTGGAGCTGTTCGAGGCCGCGGCCGACGGCGAGGTCAAGGCGCTGTGGATCGGCTGCACCAACCCGGCGCAATCCCTGCCCGACCAGGCCACCGTGCGCCGCGCGCTGGAGCGCGCCGAGTTCGTGGTGGTGCAGGAAGCCTTCGCCACCACCGCCACCTGCGCCTATGCCGACCTGCTGCTGCCAGCCACCACCTGGGGGGAAAAGGAAGGTACGGTGACCAACAGCGAACGCCGCATCTCGCGCGTGCGCGCCGCCGTGCCGCCGGCCGGCGAGGCGCGCCACGACTGGAGCATCGGCCGTGATTTCGCCCACCGCCTGGCCACGCGGCTCGGGCGCGGCGACGGACTGTTCGAGTACCCGACGCCGGAGTCGGTCTGGAATGAACACCGCGAATCCACCCGCGGCCGCGACCTGGACATCACCGGCCTGAGCTATGCGCAGATCGAAGCCGAGCCGCGCCAGTGGCCGTTTCCCGAAGGTGCCGACACCGGCCGTGAGCGCCTTTACGAAGACGGCGTGTTCCCCACGCCCGACGGCCGCGCCCGCTTCGTCGCCGTACCCTTTCGCAGCATCGCCGAGCCGCGCGACGCACGTTTTCCGTTCGCACTCAACACCGGCCGGCTGCGCGACCAGTGGCACGGCATGAGCCGCACCGGCACGCTGGGCCGCCTGTTCGGCCATGCCGCCGAGCCCTGCGTGCAGCTGCATCCGGGCGACATGGCGCGCCGCAAGATCGCCGACGGCGCGCTGGTGCAGGTCAGCTCCCGCCGCGGCAGCCTGGTGCTGCCGGCCCAGCCGTCGGACGACGTGCAGCCTTCGCAGGCCTTCATCGCCATGCACTGGGGCAGCGAATACCTCAGCGGCCGGGCCGACGACGGCAGCCTGCTCGCCGGCGTCAACGCACTGACGCAACCGGTCTATTGCCCCGATTCGAAACAACCCGAACTCAAGCACGCCGCCGTGCGCATCGAGCCCGCCGCGCCGGCCTGGCAGATGGTGGCGCTGGCCTGGCTGCCGGCCGCGCAGATGCTGTCTGCCCGCGAAGCCCTCCGCTCGCTGATGCCCCGCCTGCGCTTCGCCAGCTGCGTGCCTTTTGCCAGCGACACCCCGCTGGCCCAGGTCGCCGACGAACGCGGCGGCGTGCTGTTGCGCGCCGCCGCCGACGAGGCGCCGCCCGACGCCGTGCTGGCGCAGATCGAATCGCTGCTCGGCATCGATGCCGCCGATGCCCTGCGCTATGCCGACCGTCGCAAGGCCCAGCGCCGCACGGTGCGATTGGTGCGGCTGGGCGAAGACGTGCGCCTGGAAGGCTTTCTGCTCGCCGGCGACGTGCGCGCCGAGTCCTGGATGAAGCCCTTGCTGCAGCAGCAGATGCCCGCCCAGGCTTTCGGACGCGCCCTGCTCTCCGGCACGCCGCAAGCCCCGGTCGCCATGGCCGCGCGCGGCGCGCAGGTCTGCAGCTGCTTCGGTGTGACCGAGCCCGCCATCGACCAATACCTCGCCACGCACGGGGCCGAAGCGCCGGACGAGGCCGCCGCGCTCGCCGGCCTGCAGCAGGCGCTGCGCTGCGGCACCAACTGCGGATCGTGCATTCCCGAGCTCAAGCGCCGGGTCCATGCGGTGCGTCAGGCGCAGCCGCAACCGGCCTGA
- the nirD gene encoding nitrite reductase small subunit NirD has translation MTTNTQWTPVCRVEDIPVLGSRRVARPQGVDVAVFRNDAEQVFALLDRCPHKGGPLSQGIVFGTNVACPLHNFTIGLDDGCAKAPDEGCTPRFAVLVSDGVVHLDAGELASLALDLERPVAGPGRKVVALMAAAAAAAAG, from the coding sequence ATGACGACTAATACGCAATGGACGCCCGTGTGCCGGGTGGAAGATATCCCGGTACTCGGGTCGCGGCGGGTGGCCCGGCCTCAGGGCGTGGACGTGGCGGTGTTTCGTAACGATGCGGAGCAGGTTTTTGCGCTGCTGGATCGGTGTCCGCACAAGGGTGGGCCCTTGTCGCAGGGGATCGTGTTCGGGACGAATGTGGCTTGTCCGCTGCACAACTTCACGATCGGGTTGGATGACGGATGTGCGAAGGCGCCTGATGAGGGGTGTACGCCTCGGTTTGCCGTTCTTGTCTCCGACGGGGTTGTGCATCTGGATGCTGGTGAGCTGGCCTCTCTTGCGCTTGACCTGGAGCGGCCTGTTGCGGGGCCTGGTCGCAAGGTGGTGGCTTTGATGGCTGCTGCTGCTGCTGCTGCTGCTGGGTGA
- the nirB gene encoding nitrite reductase large subunit NirB, translating to MKKQKLVLVGNGMAGVRTLEELLKIDPDLYEITVFGAEPHPNYNRILLSPVLAGEQTVDEIVLNPWSWYEDNGITVHAGRKVVAIDRRQRVVRADDGTEAPYDRLLLCTGSNPFMLPVPGAHLDGVIAYRDIADTNTMIETAKTHKHAVVIGGGLLGLEAANGLMLRGMTVTVVHVNAWLMEKQLDAVAGGLLRQSLEQRGLKFRLSAHTQELIGDAEDGKAGRVKAIRFKDGSEEAADLVVMAVGIRPNVALAESARLHCNRGIVVTDTLQTVTDARIYAVGECAAHRGIAYGLVAPLFEQAKVAANHLAEMGIGRYLGSLTSTKLKVTGIDLFSAGQFMGGEGTEEIVMSDPFGGVYKKLVIQDDKLVGACLYGDTVDGSYYFKLLREGRSIHDIRDKLMFGESHLGDAGHQGVNKAAAMADADEVCGCNGVTKGTICKAIQEKGLFTLDEVKKHTKASASCGSCTGLVEQILMFTAGGDYSATPKKKAMCGCTERSHQEVREAIKADHLLKIGDVFSKLGWKTPNGCASCRPALNYYLISTWPKEAVDDPQSRFINERSHANIQKDGTYSVVPRMWGGTTTAAELRRIADVTDKYNIPTVKVTGGQRIDLLGVKKEDLQAVWKDLDMPSGFAYGKSLRTVKTCVGSEWCRFGTQDSTQLGKDLERALWAMYSPHKVKLAVSGCPRNCAESGIKDVGIIGVDSGWEIYVGGNGGIKTEVAHFFAKVKTAEEVMEYAGAFLQLYREEAWYLDRTVHYIARVGLDYVKKKIIDDPVGRKALWDRLQFSLDGAVDPWAEAGKALVDTRQFTPVIPIVPVALSSSSSTSTETA from the coding sequence GTGAAGAAGCAGAAGCTGGTATTGGTCGGCAACGGCATGGCCGGTGTCCGCACACTGGAAGAACTGCTGAAGATCGATCCGGATCTCTACGAGATCACCGTCTTCGGCGCCGAGCCGCATCCCAACTACAACCGCATCCTGCTGTCGCCGGTGCTCGCGGGCGAGCAGACGGTCGACGAGATCGTGCTCAACCCCTGGTCCTGGTACGAAGACAACGGCATCACGGTCCACGCCGGCCGCAAGGTGGTGGCCATCGACCGCCGCCAACGCGTGGTGCGCGCCGACGACGGCACCGAGGCGCCCTACGACCGGCTGCTGCTGTGCACCGGCTCCAATCCCTTCATGCTGCCGGTGCCGGGCGCGCATCTCGACGGGGTGATCGCCTATCGCGACATCGCCGACACCAACACCATGATCGAGACGGCCAAGACGCACAAGCACGCGGTCGTCATCGGCGGCGGCCTGCTCGGCCTCGAAGCCGCCAACGGCCTGATGCTGCGCGGCATGACGGTCACCGTCGTGCACGTGAACGCCTGGCTCATGGAAAAGCAGCTCGACGCCGTGGCCGGCGGCCTGCTGCGCCAGTCGCTCGAACAGCGCGGCCTGAAGTTCCGCCTCAGCGCCCACACCCAGGAGCTGATCGGCGACGCCGAAGATGGCAAGGCCGGCCGGGTGAAGGCGATCCGCTTCAAGGACGGCAGCGAGGAAGCGGCGGATCTGGTGGTGATGGCCGTGGGCATCCGCCCCAACGTGGCCCTGGCCGAATCGGCCCGGCTGCACTGCAACCGCGGCATCGTGGTCACCGACACCCTCCAGACGGTGACCGACGCCCGCATCTACGCCGTGGGTGAATGCGCTGCGCACCGGGGCATTGCCTACGGGCTGGTGGCGCCGCTGTTCGAGCAGGCCAAGGTGGCGGCGAACCACCTGGCCGAAATGGGCATCGGCCGCTACCTCGGCTCGCTCACCTCGACCAAGCTCAAGGTGACCGGCATCGACCTGTTCTCCGCCGGCCAGTTCATGGGCGGCGAAGGCACCGAGGAGATCGTCATGAGCGACCCCTTCGGCGGCGTCTACAAGAAGCTGGTCATCCAGGACGACAAGCTCGTCGGCGCCTGCCTCTACGGCGACACGGTGGACGGCAGCTACTACTTCAAGCTGCTGCGCGAGGGCCGCAGCATCCACGACATTCGCGACAAGCTGATGTTCGGCGAATCGCACCTCGGCGACGCCGGCCACCAGGGCGTGAACAAGGCTGCCGCCATGGCCGACGCCGACGAAGTCTGCGGCTGCAACGGCGTGACCAAGGGCACCATCTGCAAGGCGATCCAGGAAAAGGGTTTGTTCACCCTCGACGAGGTGAAGAAGCACACCAAGGCCAGCGCATCGTGCGGCTCCTGCACCGGGCTGGTCGAGCAGATATTGATGTTCACCGCCGGCGGCGACTACTCCGCCACGCCCAAGAAAAAAGCCATGTGCGGCTGCACCGAACGCAGCCACCAGGAAGTGCGCGAGGCGATCAAGGCCGACCATCTGCTCAAGATCGGCGACGTGTTCTCCAAGCTCGGCTGGAAGACACCCAACGGCTGCGCCAGCTGCCGCCCGGCGCTCAACTACTACCTCATCAGCACCTGGCCGAAGGAGGCGGTGGACGATCCGCAGAGCCGTTTCATCAACGAACGCAGCCACGCCAACATCCAGAAGGACGGCACCTATTCGGTCGTGCCGCGCATGTGGGGCGGCACCACCACGGCGGCCGAACTGCGCCGCATCGCGGACGTCACCGACAAGTACAACATTCCGACCGTCAAGGTTACCGGCGGCCAGCGCATCGACCTGCTGGGCGTGAAGAAGGAAGACCTGCAGGCCGTCTGGAAGGATCTGGACATGCCCAGCGGCTTCGCCTACGGCAAGTCGCTGCGCACGGTGAAGACCTGTGTCGGCAGCGAGTGGTGCCGCTTCGGCACCCAGGATTCGACCCAGCTCGGCAAGGATCTGGAGCGTGCGCTATGGGCCATGTACTCGCCGCACAAGGTGAAGCTGGCAGTGTCGGGCTGCCCGCGCAACTGCGCGGAGTCGGGCATCAAGGACGTCGGCATCATCGGTGTGGATTCGGGCTGGGAGATCTACGTGGGCGGCAACGGCGGCATCAAGACTGAGGTGGCGCACTTCTTCGCCAAGGTGAAGACCGCAGAAGAAGTGATGGAGTACGCCGGCGCGTTTCTGCAGCTCTACCGCGAGGAAGCCTGGTACCTGGACCGCACGGTGCACTACATCGCACGGGTGGGGCTGGACTACGTCAAGAAGAAGATCATCGACGACCCGGTGGGGCGCAAGGCGCTGTGGGACCGGCTGCAGTTCTCGCTCGACGGGGCGGTCGATCCATGGGCCGAGGCGGGCAAGGCGCTGGTGGATACGCGGCAGTTCACGCCGGTGATTCCGATCGTGCCGGTGGCCTTGTCCTCGTCTTCCTCGACCTCCACCGAAACCGCTTGA
- a CDS encoding type II toxin-antitoxin system VapB family antitoxin — protein sequence MRTTVTIDDKLYEQALEVADPQMDKADLFREAIKTFIRVHASKRLAALGGAAPEIADVPRRREDSRR from the coding sequence ATGCGTACCACCGTCACCATCGACGACAAGCTCTACGAGCAGGCCCTCGAAGTCGCCGATCCCCAAATGGATAAGGCAGATCTGTTTCGGGAAGCCATCAAGACATTCATTCGCGTGCACGCCAGCAAGCGCCTGGCCGCGCTCGGCGGTGCCGCGCCCGAAATCGCCGATGTGCCTCGCCGACGCGAGGATTCCCGACGGTGA
- a CDS encoding type II toxin-antitoxin system VapC family toxin produces the protein MSVLADTSVWIAHFREPSPELIGHLDAGQVLIHPMVIAELACGTPPDRLRTLQALGLLEHSHQASMAEVLLLIEGKKLFGRGCGLVDMMLLASTLVTPGATLWTLDKRLADLADLVKVRYRPSLH, from the coding sequence GTGAGCGTGCTGGCCGATACATCCGTTTGGATCGCGCATTTTCGAGAGCCCAGCCCTGAGCTGATCGGCCATCTGGACGCCGGACAGGTCTTGATTCATCCGATGGTGATTGCAGAACTGGCATGCGGAACACCTCCCGATCGATTGCGCACCCTGCAAGCGCTTGGGCTTCTGGAGCACTCGCATCAGGCGAGCATGGCCGAGGTGCTCCTATTGATCGAGGGGAAAAAGCTGTTTGGACGCGGATGCGGTTTGGTTGACATGATGTTGCTGGCGTCCACATTGGTCACGCCCGGAGCGACGTTGTGGACGCTCGACAAACGACTGGCCGATCTCGCCGATCTTGTGAAGGTCCGGTACCGACCTTCCTTGCACTGA
- a CDS encoding ABC transporter ATP-binding protein, which produces MSLANQESRFIEIRDVEQTFKTPKGSFQALRDINLNVAKGEFVALIGHSGCGKSTLLNLIAGLTTPTHGSLMCAAREIKGPGPERAVVFQNHSLLPWLTCYENIYLGVERVFGKTESKAQLKVRTDAALALVGLTPATQKRPGEISGGMKQRVGIARALAMEPKVLLMDEPFGALDALTRARLQDELLAIVQKTQSTVVMVTHDVDEAVLLSDKIVMMTNGPSATIGEVLSVDLARPRNRVELAEDTTYVHYRKAVIDFLYTRQGHVEKAA; this is translated from the coding sequence ATGAGTCTCGCCAATCAGGAATCCAGGTTCATCGAGATCCGCGATGTAGAGCAAACCTTCAAGACGCCCAAGGGCAGCTTCCAGGCGTTGCGCGACATCAACCTCAACGTCGCCAAGGGCGAGTTCGTCGCGCTCATCGGCCACTCGGGCTGTGGCAAGTCGACGCTGCTCAACCTGATCGCCGGCCTGACCACGCCCACCCACGGCAGCCTGATGTGCGCCGCCCGCGAAATCAAGGGCCCCGGTCCCGAGCGCGCGGTGGTGTTCCAGAACCATTCCCTGTTGCCCTGGCTGACCTGCTACGAGAACATCTACCTGGGTGTGGAACGCGTCTTCGGCAAGACCGAATCCAAGGCGCAACTCAAGGTGCGCACCGACGCCGCGCTGGCGCTGGTCGGCCTCACGCCCGCCACGCAGAAGCGTCCGGGCGAGATCTCCGGCGGCATGAAGCAGCGCGTCGGCATCGCCCGCGCCCTGGCCATGGAGCCCAAGGTGCTGCTGATGGACGAGCCCTTCGGTGCGCTCGACGCCCTCACCCGCGCCCGCCTCCAGGACGAGTTGCTCGCCATCGTGCAGAAGACCCAGAGCACCGTCGTCATGGTGACCCACGACGTGGACGAAGCGGTGCTGCTGTCCGACAAGATCGTCATGATGACCAACGGCCCGTCGGCCACCATCGGCGAAGTGCTGTCGGTCGACCTCGCCCGGCCGCGCAACCGGGTGGAACTGGCCGAGGACACGACCTACGTGCATTACCGCAAGGCGGTGATCGACTTCCTGTACACGCGGCAGGGGCATGTCGAGAAGGCAGCCTGA